A window from Vulpes vulpes isolate BD-2025 chromosome 9, VulVul3, whole genome shotgun sequence encodes these proteins:
- the SLC25A41 gene encoding mitochondrial carrier protein SCaMC-3L isoform X2, whose translation MRAREESWMASTFWNQTAWEDGSALNTHCNLLTLRAAMGAQPEEAQKPCSSVQTLFKRVKALLTEAPPPTPPPAPSRNLGCTHVYGYVFGHVRENDLEHLPSQQVLDTGEQLMVPVDVLEVDNEGALWKFLLSGAMAGAVSRTGTAPLDRAKVYMQVYSSKTNFMNLLGGLRSMVQEGGFHSLWRGNGINVLKIAPEYAIKFSVFEQCKNYFCGVHGSPPFQERLLAGSLAVATSQTLINPMEVLKTRLTLRRTGQYKGLLDCARQILEREGTRALYRGYLPNMLGIIPYACTDLAVYEMLRCFWLKSGRDMEDPSGLVSLSSVTLSTTCGQMASYPLTLVRTRMQAQDTVEGSNPTMCGVFRGILAQQGWPGLYRGMTPTLLKVLPAGGISYVVYEAMKKTLGV comes from the exons atgagagcaagagaagaatcATGGATGGCATCAACATTTTGGAACCAAACCGCATGGGAGGATGGAAGTGCTCTCAATACTCACTGCAACCTATTGACCCTTCGTG CTGCCATGGGAGCCCAGCCTGAGGAAGCTCAGAAGCCTTGCTCCAGTGTCCAGACCCTGTTTAAGAGGGTCAAGGCCTTACTCACCGAAGCCCCACCTCCgaccccacctccagccccctcccGGAACTTGGGCTGTACACACGTGTATGGGTACGTGTTTGGGCACGTGCGTGAAAACGACCTGGAGCATCTGCCATCACAGCAG GTGCTGGACACAGGAGAGCAGCTGATGGTCCCCGTGGACGTCCTAGAAGTGGACAACGAGGGGGCCTTGTGGAAGTTTCTGCTCTCAGGAGCCATGGCTGGGGCGGTGTCCCGCACTGGGACGGCCCCTCTAGATCGAGCCAAGGTGTATATGCAG GTCTACTCCTCCAAGACGAACTTCATGAACCTGCTGGGAGGACTCCGAAGCATGGTCCAGGAGGGGGGCTTCCACTCCCTGTGGCGGGGCAATGGCATCAACGTCCTCAAGATTGCCCCCGAGTATGCCATCAAGTTCTCCGTCTTTGAACAG TGTAAGAATTACTTCTGCGGAGTGCATGGGTCCCCACCCTTCCAGGAACGTCTCCTAGCTGGCTCCCTAGCCGTGGCCACCTCCCAGACACTCATCAACCCCATGGAG GTGCTGAAGACGCGGCTGACCCTTCGCCGGACGGGCCAGTACAAGGGGCTGCTGGACTGTGCCAGGCAGATCCTGGAGCGGGAGGGCACCCGCGCCCTATACCGCGGCTACCTACCCAACATGCTTGGCATCATCCCCTATGCCTGCACTGACCTGGCCGTCTATGAG ATGCTCAGGTGCTTCTGGTTGAAATCAGGGAGGGACATGGAGGATCCCAGTGGCCTGGTTAGTCTGTCATCTGTGACGCTGTCCACGACCTGTGGACAGATGGCCAGTTACCCACTGACCCTGGTGCGCACCAGGATGCAGGCCCAAG ACACTGTGGAGGGTTCGAACCCCACCATGTGTGGAGTCTTCCGGGGGATCCTGGCCCAGCAAGGTTGGCCGGGGCTGTACCGAGGCATGACTCCCACCTTACTGAAGGTGTTACCAGCAGGTGGCATCAGCTACGTGGTGTACGAAGCCATGAAGAAAACCCTGGGCGTATAG
- the SLC25A41 gene encoding mitochondrial carrier protein SCaMC-3L isoform X1 has protein sequence MDRLTLCTISSEVTRASVTSSWPGSQIYKVTPPTWLLDGQTCRQGFEPRCPNPPAAMGAQPEEAQKPCSSVQTLFKRVKALLTEAPPPTPPPAPSRNLGCTHVYGYVFGHVRENDLEHLPSQQVLDTGEQLMVPVDVLEVDNEGALWKFLLSGAMAGAVSRTGTAPLDRAKVYMQVYSSKTNFMNLLGGLRSMVQEGGFHSLWRGNGINVLKIAPEYAIKFSVFEQCKNYFCGVHGSPPFQERLLAGSLAVATSQTLINPMEVLKTRLTLRRTGQYKGLLDCARQILEREGTRALYRGYLPNMLGIIPYACTDLAVYEMLRCFWLKSGRDMEDPSGLVSLSSVTLSTTCGQMASYPLTLVRTRMQAQDTVEGSNPTMCGVFRGILAQQGWPGLYRGMTPTLLKVLPAGGISYVVYEAMKKTLGV, from the exons ATGGACAGGCTTACTCTGTGCACCATATCCAGTGAGGTCACAAGGGCCTCTGTGACCTCATCATGGCCTGGTTCCCAAATTTACAAGGTGACCCCTCCCACATGGTTGCTGGATGGGCAAACCTGTCGCCAGGGATTTGAACCTAGGTGTCCTAACCCTCCAGCTGCCATGGGAGCCCAGCCTGAGGAAGCTCAGAAGCCTTGCTCCAGTGTCCAGACCCTGTTTAAGAGGGTCAAGGCCTTACTCACCGAAGCCCCACCTCCgaccccacctccagccccctcccGGAACTTGGGCTGTACACACGTGTATGGGTACGTGTTTGGGCACGTGCGTGAAAACGACCTGGAGCATCTGCCATCACAGCAG GTGCTGGACACAGGAGAGCAGCTGATGGTCCCCGTGGACGTCCTAGAAGTGGACAACGAGGGGGCCTTGTGGAAGTTTCTGCTCTCAGGAGCCATGGCTGGGGCGGTGTCCCGCACTGGGACGGCCCCTCTAGATCGAGCCAAGGTGTATATGCAG GTCTACTCCTCCAAGACGAACTTCATGAACCTGCTGGGAGGACTCCGAAGCATGGTCCAGGAGGGGGGCTTCCACTCCCTGTGGCGGGGCAATGGCATCAACGTCCTCAAGATTGCCCCCGAGTATGCCATCAAGTTCTCCGTCTTTGAACAG TGTAAGAATTACTTCTGCGGAGTGCATGGGTCCCCACCCTTCCAGGAACGTCTCCTAGCTGGCTCCCTAGCCGTGGCCACCTCCCAGACACTCATCAACCCCATGGAG GTGCTGAAGACGCGGCTGACCCTTCGCCGGACGGGCCAGTACAAGGGGCTGCTGGACTGTGCCAGGCAGATCCTGGAGCGGGAGGGCACCCGCGCCCTATACCGCGGCTACCTACCCAACATGCTTGGCATCATCCCCTATGCCTGCACTGACCTGGCCGTCTATGAG ATGCTCAGGTGCTTCTGGTTGAAATCAGGGAGGGACATGGAGGATCCCAGTGGCCTGGTTAGTCTGTCATCTGTGACGCTGTCCACGACCTGTGGACAGATGGCCAGTTACCCACTGACCCTGGTGCGCACCAGGATGCAGGCCCAAG ACACTGTGGAGGGTTCGAACCCCACCATGTGTGGAGTCTTCCGGGGGATCCTGGCCCAGCAAGGTTGGCCGGGGCTGTACCGAGGCATGACTCCCACCTTACTGAAGGTGTTACCAGCAGGTGGCATCAGCTACGTGGTGTACGAAGCCATGAAGAAAACCCTGGGCGTATAG